In the Sphingomonas sp. SORGH_AS_0950 genome, one interval contains:
- the dapF gene encoding diaminopimelate epimerase, whose amino-acid sequence MKIWKLHALGNHFVFVQHLDGLNYPELARLLSRTAVSVGSDGLLMIDCAVKPPRVRMWNPDGSEDFCGNGMCCAVHLLDRLGFGPVSKIDTPYAAVPVRIEQIDRAQSQVTIEIGKGIFDPIQIPLAVSYATPNSFGFDVSVAGETLQLVPLNNGNMHSVIFINELPEDDAFFRFSPLIENHPLFPARTNVLWCVVRDGEIYMRIWERAVGETLACGTGSAAAVVASARAGIPLPESVQVIMRGGRAAVSLKPNTVALTTRVKLVFEGELIQDISTALVAPRRPAIM is encoded by the coding sequence GTGAAAATTTGGAAACTACATGCGCTCGGCAATCATTTTGTTTTCGTTCAACACCTTGACGGGTTGAATTATCCTGAGCTGGCTCGCCTTCTTAGCCGTACCGCCGTCTCTGTCGGTTCCGATGGCCTGCTTATGATCGATTGCGCTGTGAAGCCCCCTCGGGTGCGCATGTGGAACCCCGACGGGTCGGAAGACTTCTGCGGGAACGGCATGTGCTGTGCGGTGCATCTGCTAGACCGGCTCGGATTTGGACCGGTATCGAAGATTGACACGCCATACGCTGCTGTGCCTGTGCGCATAGAGCAGATTGACCGAGCGCAGTCGCAAGTCACGATCGAGATCGGCAAAGGTATCTTCGATCCAATACAAATCCCCTTGGCGGTATCGTATGCAACGCCCAACTCGTTCGGTTTCGACGTTTCAGTCGCTGGCGAGACGCTGCAGCTCGTTCCGTTGAACAACGGTAATATGCACAGCGTGATTTTCATCAACGAGCTTCCAGAAGACGACGCATTCTTCCGGTTTAGTCCGCTGATCGAAAATCATCCACTGTTTCCGGCACGGACTAATGTACTCTGGTGCGTTGTCCGGGACGGTGAGATATATATGCGAATTTGGGAAAGGGCAGTTGGCGAAACATTAGCATGCGGGACCGGATCGGCGGCGGCCGTCGTGGCCAGCGCACGTGCAGGCATTCCGCTCCCGGAATCGGTGCAGGTAATTATGCGCGGCGGACGAGCAGCCGTGTCACTGAAACCAAACACCGTTGCTTTGACGACCCGCGTTAAACTCGTTTTCGAAGGCGAACTGATCCAAGATATTTCGACAGCATTGGTGGCCCCCCGCCGTCCAGCAATCATGTAG